One segment of Anastrepha obliqua isolate idAnaObli1 chromosome 3, idAnaObli1_1.0, whole genome shotgun sequence DNA contains the following:
- the LOC129241399 gene encoding DNA repair and recombination protein RAD54B-like, producing MRRSCAPSALKAREVEKRRKIDNLFENVEHTEDEVSSTTLNEESWGTSKIGAGKFERHSSKENIDAFSSKLIFNVVWREITKKKHKTWDGDGLLEVQLDVPRAVLKDSTGKYIGTNTKLKLDELEEGCQMVVGGKEIELLEQITDRNEYFALRKKQAEIRWSSDEDQQSGGLKKKEKISTLYQGPYAFNSSNDMRADNIVSKTDENEESDFYEISRGTVEDKILYNVVWRAVSTRKNKTWDGDGIFEVHLGVSKGILRDQNGHEMGALENINLGELKIGLILLIADKEIELLESVAEMELDKSNLKKKNSYISRGKGCSSKVETNAFYLPCPPADYIMELNPTNRRIQPVEVSHRLAQNLRPHQREGVSFIYKCVMGFQDPMYQGCILADEMGLGKTLQCITLAHTLLKVGPYDGERVLQRVLVVTPSTLTRNWENELRKWLKNERMYAYVVGGKQKLDSYSQQLHIPFVIVSYENLLGHVADFLRLKFDMLICDEGHRLKNQSTKIVAALRKLNIPRRIIITGTPVQNDLGEFYALADFVNPGIFGTNQEYHSYYEVPLQESQSPDATTEIKNLAAQRTQELMRISERFVLRRLQNVNGQYLPKKNEYICFVQPSELQQFMLKKALQLYTQRKETILKDLTPLQTITILKKICNHPSLVARTKTPNLLSRNLERCLPDCSEMGPFDSAKLELVQNFLLVSAVQNREKCVLVSNHTKTLNMLQGLCDFLNIKCLRLDGSTSIGERNSNVDKFNGDADDSLVFLLSAKAGGVGLNLIGASRLILFDHDWNPATDAQAMSRIWRDGQQKDVHIYRLVTAGCIEEKIFQRQVAKISLADSVSLKGSSETTMKFTAEELLDLFNLQEDYSVCQTHENLNCGCEGDGQNSVFFDTAQTVRKINELMSWKHYKPPFNVEFLETACLGKATDNLMYIFANQTDFN from the exons ATGAGACGGTCATGCGCTCCTTCCGCGCTAAAGGCACGAGAAGTGGAAAAACGTAGAAAGATTGATAATCTGTTTGAAAATGTGGAACATACTGAAGATGAAGTGAGTTCAACCACTTTGAACGAGGAAAGCTGGGGCACATCGAAGATAGGAGCGGGTAAATTTGAAAGGCACAGCTCCAAAGAAAACATTGATGCTTTTAGctcgaaactaatttttaatgtgGTCTGGCgcgaaataactaaaaaaaagcataaaacatGGGATGGTGATGGACTACTAGAAGTACAGTTGGATGTTCCACGGGCGGTTCTTAAGGACAGCACCGGGAAATATATAGGTACCAACACAAAGTTAAAACTTGACGAATTGGAAGAAGGTTGCCAGATGGTTGTAGGTGGAAAGGAGATAGAACTATTGGAGCAAATCACTGATAGAAACGAATATTTTGCTTTGCGTAAAAAACAAGCTGAGATTCGCTGGAGCTCTGATGAAGATCAGCAAAGTGGCGGattgaaaaagaaagaaaaaatatctacaTTATATCAGGGGCCCTATGCATTCAATTCAAGCAATGATATGAGAGCTGATAATATAGTATCAAAAACAGACGAAAATGAAGAATCCGACTTTTATGAAATATCTAGAGGAACAGTAGAAGATAAAATACTGTATAACGTCGTTTGGCGAGCTGTGTCAACAAGGAAGAACAAAACATGGGATGGCGACGGTATATTTGAAGTTCATTTAGGTGTTAGCAAAGGTATTCTAAGAGACCAAAACGGGCATGAAATGGGCGCACTAGAAAACATAAATTTAGGAGAATTGAAAATTGGTTTGATATTGCTGATAGCCGATAAGGAAATTGAATTATTAGAAAGTGTGGCTGAAATGGAACTTGACAAATCAAATCTAAAAAAGAAGAACTCTTACATAAGTCGTGGAAAAGGTTGTTCATCAAAAGTGGAAACGAATGCTTTTTACTTACCTTGTCCGCCAGCAGATTATATTATGGAATTGAATCCTACGAATCGACGGATACAACCTGTAGAAGTTTCACACAGACTCGCTCAAAACCTGCGTCCTCATCAACGAGAAGGTGTCTCATTCATTTACAAATGCGTAATGGGCTTCCAAGACCCAATGTATCAGGGTTGCATACTCGCTGATGAAATGGGCTTGGGCAAAACGTTGCAGTGTATTACGTTAGCGCATACACTTCTGAAAGTTGGCCCTTACGATGGCGAGCGAGTACTCCAACGCGTACTTGTTGTTACGCCAAGTACACTCACGCGGAATTGGGAAAACGAATTGAGGAAATGGCTGAAAAATGAACGAATGTATGCGTATGTTGTAGGTGGGAAACAAAAATTGGACTCATATTCACAGCAACTACATATTCCCTTCGTAATTGTTTCGTATGAAAACCTTCTTGGACACGTTGCAGATTTTTTGCGTTTGAAGTTCGACATGCTAATATGCGACGAAGGTCATCGCCTCAAAAACCAATCGACAAAAATAGTTGCTGCTCTCCGAAAACTTAATATTCCACGGCGAATAATCATTACAGGTACACCAGTGCAAAATGATTTGGGAGAATTCTATGCACTAGCGGATTTTGTAAACCCCGGTATATTTGGCACCAATCAGGAATACCATTCATACTACGAAGTCCCTTTGCAAGAAAGTCAGTCCCCTGATGCTACTACAGAAATTAAGAACTTAGCTGCACAACGAACACAGGAGCTTATGCGAATTTCAGAACGATTTGTGCTTCGCCGCTTACAAAATGTGAATGGACAGTATTTGCCAAAAAAGAATGAATATATATGCTTTGTTCAACCCTCGGAACTTCAGCAGTTTATGTTGAAAAAAGCTCTTCAACTATATACCCAACGGAAGGAAACTATACTAAAAGATTTAACACCACTGCAAACAATTACTATactaaagaaaatttgtaaCCATCCCTCCCTGGTTGCACGTactaaaacaccaaatttattATCGCGTAATTTGGAACGTTGTTTGCCAGATTGTTCAGAAATGGGCCCGTTTGACTCAGCGAAACTAGAGCTGGTACAGAATTTTCTTCTCGTTTCAGCTGTGCAAAaccgagaaaaatgcgttttggTTTCAAATCACACAAAAACTCTTAATATGTTGCAAGGCTTATGCGATTTTTTGAACATCAAATGCTTACGTCTAGACGGTTCCACAAGTATTGGTGAAAGAAATTCAAACGTTGACAAATTTAATGGGGATGCTGACGATTCGTTAGTTTTCTTACTCAGTGCAAAAGCTGGAGGTGTGGGTCTTAATTTGATTGGGGCATCGAGATTAATACTTTTTGACCACGACTGGAATCCCGCTACTGACGCTCAAGCGATGTCACGTATATGGCGTGATGGCCAACAAAAGGATGTGCATATTTATCGGCTGGTTACTGCTGGTTGCatcgaagaaaaaatttttcaaagacaAGTTGCGAAAATATCGCTGGCCGATAGTGTATCACTGAAAGGTAGTAGCGAGACTACCATGAAATTTACAGCGGAAGAGCTGTTGGACTTGTTCAATTTGCAAGAGGATTATTCCGTATGCCAAAcgcatgaaaatttaaattgcggATGCGAAGGCGATGGGCAG AATTCGGTGTTTTTTGACACGGCTCAAACAGTtcgtaaaataaatgaattgatGTCCTGGAAACATTATAAGCCACCATTCAACGTTGAATTCTTGGAG acgGCATGCCTGGGCAAAGCTACGGATAATCTCATGTACATTTTCGCCAATCAGACTGACTTTAATTAA